A part of Miscanthus floridulus cultivar M001 chromosome 6, ASM1932011v1, whole genome shotgun sequence genomic DNA contains:
- the LOC136457798 gene encoding uncharacterized protein yields the protein MQTEARVGGVVDGGGGGSRAAVGRCQEQHHIGTAAHLAAGGFAGAVSKTCTAPLARLTILFQVAGMHSDVATLKKYSIWHEASRIFREEGFGAFWKGNLVTIVHRLPYSAISFYSYERYKNLLQTVPGLDTDSNNVGVVRLLGGGLAGITAASLTYPLDVVRTRLATQTTTRYYKGIFHAVSTICRDEGVKGLYKGLGATLLGVAPSIAISFSVYESLRSHWQMERPHDSTAVVSLFCGSLSGIASSTATFPLDLVKRRMQLQGAAGTASVQKSTITRTIRDILQREGLRGFYRGIAPEYLKVVPSVGIAFMTYETLKSLLSSIDMDDES from the exons ATGCAGACGGAGGCGCGCGTGGGCGGcgtcgtcgacggcggcggcggcggcagccgcgCAGCCGTGGGCCGCTGCCAGGAGCAGCACCACATCGGCACGGCGGCGCACCTCGCCGCCGGAGGGTTCGCGGGCGCCGTCAGCAAGACGTGCACCGCGCCCCTCGCGCGGCTCACCATCCTCTTCCAG GTAGCTGGTATGCATTCAGATGTTGCGACTCTAAAGAAGTATAGCATATGGCATGAGGCTTCACGAATTTTTCGAGAAGAAGGGTTTGGAGCCTTTTGGAAAGGGAATTTAGTGACAATTGTACACCGCTTACCTTATTCTGCCATCAGCTTCTATTCATATGAGCGCTACAAAAAT CTTCTCCAAACGGTTCCTGGCCTGGATACGGACTCAAATAATGTTGGTGTTGTACGTTTGCTTGGTGGTGGTTTGGCGGGAATAACTGCTGCATCTTTAACTTACCCGTTGGATGTTGTCCGTACTCGTTTGGCGACACAG ACAACCACTAGGTATTACAAGGGCATCTTCCATGCGGTGTCTACAATTTGTAGAGATGAGGGTGTCAAAGGATTGTACAAAGGTCTTGGGGCCACGTTGTTG GGAGTCGCACCTAGTATAGCAATCAGCTTTTCTGTCTATGAATCACTGAGGTCTCATTGGCAAATGGAAAG GCCCCATGATTCAACTGCAGTTGTTAGCTTGTTTTGTGGGAGTCTATCTGGTATTGCATCATCAACAG CGACATTTCCCCTTGATCTTGTAAAACGTCGGATGCAACTTCAAGGAGCAGCTGGAACAGCGTCTGTCCAGAAATCAACCATAACTAGAACTATCCGTGATATCTTGCAGAGGGAAGGTCTGCGTGGCTTCTACAGAGGTATTGCACCTGAGTACCTCAAGGTTGTTCCTAGTGTTGGAATTGCCTTCATGACATACGAGACATTGAAGAGCTTACTCTCCAGCATTGATATGGATGATGAGAGCTGA
- the LOC136460311 gene encoding uncharacterized protein, with product MKYIQIALSIEMMLDLSTLTIEDVTGHLRAVDEHMEQATATMDSGKLLLTEEEWAARIKEKKSREASSSHGGDGKHRGEASLEKKKKMVDPNACRRCEKTGHWANVCPNHKQEKKAKEKGEVMAVEGHGKALKVVNLDEPHAQVHLGRVGDEQEQWWHLDSSANNHMTGSKEAFSELDGNMTDIVKFGDGSRVVIRGHGTINFSIGQLDERGSEVLIKDDVLRIRDWEQRLLSKVKRSWNRLYLLDLKVEQPIYLAAWHTEEPWLWHALYGHLSFYAHSQLEKMDEVVEAIKKFKAYAEAESDKKLRVLRTDRGDEFTSVEFAAYYVD from the exons ATGAAGTACATCcaaatcgctctctccatagagatgatgctggacttatccaccctcaccattgaggatgtgacaggccatctacgGGCAGTGGATGAgcacatggagcaggccacagcaacgatggacagcggcaagctgctgttGACAGAGGAAGAGTGGGCTGCCCGGATAAAGGAGAAGAAGTCTAGGGAAGCCTCCTCTAGCCACGGTGGTGATGGAAAGCACCGCGGCGaggcttctttggagaagaagaagaagatggtcgaccccaacgcctgccgacgCTGCgagaagacgggccattgggcaaacGTGTGCCCAAATcataagcaggagaagaag gccaaggagaagggagaggtgatggcggtggaagggcacgGCAAGGCTCTAAAGgttgtcaacctcgatgaaccgcacgcccaagtccaccttggacgTGTGGGCGACGAGCAGGAGCAGTGGTGGCACCTGGACTCTAGCGCCAACAatcacatgacgggctccaaggaagccttctctgagctcgatggCAACATGACCGACatagtgaagtttggtgacggctcaagggtggtgaTCCGAGGGCACGGCACCATCAACTTCAG cattggccagctggatgagcgcggcagcgaggtactgatcaaggacgatgTCCTCAGGATTAGGGACTGGGAGCAGCGGCTTCTttccaaggtgaagaggtcctggaaccggttgtacctgcttgacttgaaggtggagcagcccatctACTTGGCTGCATGGCACACGGAGGAACCATGGCTATGGCATGCCCTGTATGGCCATCTTAGCTTCTACGCGCACAGTCAGCTGGAGAAGATG gatgaggTGGTAGAggcaatcaagaagttcaaggcatacgcggaggcggagagcgacaagaagctgcgcgtgctgcggacTGATCGTGGCGACGAATTCACTtcagtggagttcgctgcgtactacgTGGATTAG
- the LOC136457799 gene encoding uncharacterized protein isoform X1, whose product MLGNQQQQLRRARTGGSLTPVDEEHNRDQHSSNPSNPSVDLPCCLLLPPLFCCRVAYSLPHLQAAGPGSTKMSSSSNENQQTYGGWDKNIESDLIGRQVQRPGT is encoded by the exons ATGCTGGGGAACCAGCAacagcagctccgtcgagctcgcacGGGCGGCAGCCTGACTCCTGTCGACGAAGAACACAACAGGGATCAACACAG TTCCAATCCAAGCAACCCATCCGTGGATCTTCCCTGCTGCTTGTtgcttcctcctctcttctgctGTAGGGTTGCCTATTCTCTTCCGCACCTGCAGGCTGCAGGTCCAGGGAGCACGAAGATGAGCTCCTCCTCTAATG AAAATCAACAAACATATGGAGGCTGGGACAAGAATATAGAGTCAGATCTCATAG GGAGACAAGTACAAAGACCAGGAACCTGA
- the LOC136457799 gene encoding uncharacterized protein isoform X2, protein MLGNQQQQLRRARTGGSLTPVDEEHNRDQHRKSTNIWRLGQEYRVRSHRPISGTRPIRNDKPIRKHLTAIRRAFPGFQIAVATLRQGRQVQRPGT, encoded by the exons ATGCTGGGGAACCAGCAacagcagctccgtcgagctcgcacGGGCGGCAGCCTGACTCCTGTCGACGAAGAACACAACAGGGATCAACACAG AAAATCAACAAACATATGGAGGCTGGGACAAGAATATAGAGTCAGATCTCATAG ACCGATTAGCGGTACCAGACCGATTAGGAACGATAAGCCGATCAGAAAACATTTGACAGCCATCAGGCGTGCCTTCCCTGGTTTTCAGATAGCAGTAGCAACACTTCGACAAG GGAGACAAGTACAAAGACCAGGAACCTGA